The genomic stretch AGTGTAATCATCAGCGGCGCCCCAAAAAGTAACGGAAGTGATGTGATCACTGTACTCCTTAAATAATCGGAAGAACCCGGCATAACGCTCAGCTTGAAGTTCAAGCATCTCTTCCGTTGGTGCAGTGAGATCCGTCCTCTTATCCTCATGAGCAAAGAGCGATACATCCATTTCTGTAATATGAAGTTTCATTCCGAGACTCGCATATCGTTCAATCGCTTCTCTTATGTGATCCAGGGCCGGATGTAACAGGTTCCAGTGTGCCTGCAGACCAACACCATGGATAGGAACCCTCTGTTCGATCAGCGACTTGACAAGTGCATAGATTTTTTCACGCTTTTCAGGAACAGATTCGTTGTAATCGTTATAGAATAAAAGCGCATTCGGGTCCGCTTCATGTGCATATTCGAATGCTTTTGCAATAAAGTCTTCACCGATCACATCAAGCCATTTAGACTTACGCAGTATTTGTTCACCGCTGTCTGATACGGCTTCGTTAACAACATCCCAGGCATAAATACTTCCTTTGTAGCGACCAACTACTTCATCGATGTGAGATTTCATTCTGGTAAGTAAAGTCTCCCGGTCGGCTTTGCCTCCTGAATGACTTTCAAAAACCCAGTCAGGGGTTTGATTATGCCATACAAGTGTATGGCCTCTGACTGCCATATTATTCTCCATTGCAAAAGCAACTAGCTGATCTGCTGCCTCAAAGGTATACCTTCCCTCCTCTGGTTGTATTCTTTCAAATTTCATTTCATTCTCTGCTGTTACACTATTGAAGTGCTGTGACAACAGTTCTTTCTGTGTAATTAATGTCGTCGGATTAACAGCCGCTCCAATGTGAAATCGTTCCCTATAAACCTCATGGAGCTTAGGTATGGCTACCTTCTGATCGACTGTCTGATCTGTCAATTTTGCTGACCCCCTCTAACCTCATTCAGAATTGGATGACTGGCATAATGTGGTGGATGTTCTCCTCAAAAGTTTAGCTTTTGCTTTTATCTGCAACAACCTGCTAAACGGTAGATTTTTCCCGCCCAAAATAATGAAATCCATACTTTCACAGGTCTTTTTCAACGACAGGATCTTCAGTCTCTATAAGATAGATTTCATCCGCTATTGTATCGAAGCGAACTACATCACCATCCCTGACCGTCTTGATGTTTGTCCCCGTTTTGGTCCTAACCGTTAACTGATTTCCTTCACTTCGAACTTGGCATACGGTGCTGAATTTCGCGTGCACAGCAGCCTGTAGAAGATTGTTCTCTTCCCAGTGAATGGTAACTTCGAATCCTCCGCGTGCCCGTAAACCGCTAACCATCCCGGAGGTCCATGCCTGCGGCAAGGCAGGGAGCAAATCAATCATCCCTTCATGGCTTTGCAGTAACATCTCCGCAATACCGGCTGTTCCGCCAAAGTTCCCGTCAATTTGAAATGGGGGATGGTTATCCAGCAGATTCGGCAGTGTTGAACCACGTAATAGATCAGATATATTTCTATATGCTTCCTCTCCATCACGGAGTCGTGCCCACATATTGATGATCCAGGCTCGGCTCCATCCCGTATGTCCTCCTCCAAAAGAAAGCCTGCGATGTAATGTGATTCGAGCGGCCTCAGACCATTCAGGCGTACTTCGCGGAGTAATCCTGCTACCGGGATGAAGTGCAAATAGATGAGAGATATGCCGGTGGCCAGGCTCTACTTCTTCATAGTCTTCCATCCATTCCTGAAGCTGTCCGTGACGACCGACTTTCGGCTGAGGCAGACATGACCGCACTTTTCGAAACCGTTCACGCATTGTATGATCAATATCTAGCAGTTCAGCTGCTTCAATACAAGCCCCAAATAAATGGTCAAGGATTTGACTGTCCATAGATGGAGCAATACATAGTGCACCTGTCTCATCACTTGGTAGACGATATCTATTTTCTGGCGAGACCGATGGTGAAGTCACTAGCTTTCCATCCGAAGTTTCAATCAGATAATCCACGAAGAAGACCGCAGATTCCTTCATTGTTTCATATGATTTTATAAGAAAATCTCGGTCTAATGTATAAAGGTAATGCTCCCATAGATGAAGACATAACCATGCTGCTCCCATTGGCCAGACTGTTGAAGATATCCAAATATCTTGAGGGGCCGTATCTCCCCATAAATCGGTATTATGATGAGCAACAAATCCACCGCAGCCGTACATCTGGCGTGCTGTTACCCTTCCATTTGGACGCATCTTCTCTATCAAATCAAATAAAGGGTCGTGACATTCGGCTAAGTTGCACATTTCCGCCGGCCAATAATTCATTTGAGTATTAATATTGATCGTATATTTGGAATCCCACGGCGGTGTAAAATGTTCATTCCAGACCCCTTGTAAATTTGCAGGCAATGAACCTGGTCTACTACTTGAAATAAGTAAGTAGCGCCCATATTGAAAATAGAGCTCTATTAAACGGAGATCTTCCATACCATCCTGAAGTGCAGTCATTCGCACATCCGTTGGACGGTTGTCAAAATCTTCATCTGTCTTGGCAAGGGATAGGGAAACTCTTGTGAACAAACGCTGATAGTCAGCAACGTGCGTTAACCGCAGCTGTTCATATCCTTTCTGTTTCGCTTCTCTCACCGTTTCACGGCTATACAGTTCGGGGTTCTCATACCGATAAGTTGTTCCTGCTGAGATGAGAATGACGGCTTCATCTGCTTGATCGACAAGAAGAAACTCCCCGCAGTTCGTGACCTCTCCCCCGCTGACCTGTATGTCGATAACGGAACTAATTTGAATTCCGTCCTTCCCTCCCGTTCCTGCACTCATGATAAGCCGGCCCTGAGATTCCGTATGCAGACTATCTATGAATCGCTGTCCTCCCCGTGTAAACCGGAGTCTGAACGATACCGCTTTTGTTTTGTCAGCTTTGATTCGCACAGCAATAACCTCGTCAGGAAAACTCGCGAGATGCTCTCTTTCGTAACGTATACCTCGCCATTCATAATGTACGGTAGATATACTGTGCTCAAGGTCAAGCTCTCTCCGGTAATTGACAACTTCCGATTCATCATGGCCAAATTCCATAGTAAGTTCACCCAGCGGTTCGTAGTGTCGCTGGCTCTCCGGCGTTCCAGATAAGGACATCGAAGCAAGTTTCTCAGCTTCGCTAAGACGTCCCTCATGAAGTAACTGGCGAATCTTTGGAAGATGATGAAGTGCATCCGAATTATTACGATCCATGGGTCCTCCAGACCAGATCGAATCTTCATTCAATTGGATCCGTTCCACGTGAGTCCGTCCGAAGATCATTGCTCCGAGTTTTCCACTTCCGATTGGCAATGCTTCGTTCCAGCTATCCGCAGCTTTTTCATACCATAATTTCAGCGTTCCACTCATCGATCGTACTCCTTTCATCCTGAGGATTAAATGATTTCTTGAAGTTGTTTCTGGCTGTGGGAATCTAACATCCGCCAGTCCTTGATTTCGCATCGTTTCCCATTCATATCTGTTATAATAATCCAGCCTTCTCCAGGGTAGAGAAGATGTTCATGGAGATTTCGCATCACCATTCGAGTCGGCCCTAAGTTCGTTTGTAATTCCCATATCCATAAACCAGATTTATTTTTTACACTGTCTATGCGTGACACTTTTGGCAAGAAGTAACGAAGCTCAAGCTCTTCTTTTAGGACGCACGCACTTTCTTTGTCCAGCTCCTCAATCTCGCGGATAATGCCTAGTTCTTCGTCCTCCGCATTTCGGATGGAGATATAGGAAGAATCATATTGAAATGGGAAGCAGCGATAGACAATAAGTTCGTCGTAATATTTCTCATTCACCGTACCTTGTATGACCCCTCCCTTGTTTCTTGAGAGGATAATATCCTGCTGTCTTAGCATCCGAATATCAAAATGTTCAGCCATTCACGCCCACTCCCCTAATCTGTGACATTTCTTTCTGAGCATCGACTAATTTTCGGTATACCCCATCGGGTTGGTTAAGCAGCTGTTCATGTGTTCCGACTTCAGCAATCTTGCCCTTGTCCAGGACAACTAGTCGATCAGCATTTCGCAGGGTGGACAGTCGGTGAGCAATAGCAAACGTAGTTCTGCCTTGTACAAGACGATTGATTGCTTCTTGAATTTGCCTTTCTGTCTCCGTATCAACAGAAGCTGTAGCTTCGTCTAAAATAAGGATTCGGGGATCATGAATGATTGCTCGTGCGATCGCGATCCGCTGTTTTTCTCCGCCAGACAGCTTATGCCCTCTTTCTCCTACTCTTGTATCGTAGCCATCTGGCAATCTAACAATAAAATCATGTGCGTTTGCGATTTTTGCCGCACGCATGACTTCTTCAGGCGTTGCCTCTGGTTTAGAGTAGGCAATATTGTCAGAAATCGAGCCATCAAACAAAAAAGTTTCCTGTAAGACAACGCCGATCTGACTGCGAAGATCATGCTGACTAATCTGACGAATAGGAACACCGTCAATACGAATTGTTCCTTCGTCCGTATCATAGAACCGGCATATTAAGTTAATAAATGTTGACTTTCCTGCACCTGAATGACCAACGAGTCCAATCATCTCTCCAGCTTTCACTCGTAAATTCACATCTTTTAGTACAGGATGATGCTTTTCATACCCATAGGTGACTTGTTCAAAATCTACGTCGCCTTTGATCGTTTTTATCGGTACGGGATTACTGGATTCAGGTACTTCAGACGGTGTATCCATAATCTCGAATATACGATGAGCTGCTGTGAATGCATTGCTCGCCCAGCTTACCATTTGGCTGATCCATTGCAGCGGCCCGAACAGCATCCCAAGATAAGTAACAAGCGCCAATAGTACGCCTAGCTGAATCTCATTTCCGAGAACTTTTCCCCCGCCGTAATACCAGATGAGCAGGGTCCCCACCCCAGCAATGAGCTGGAAAGCAGGAAAAATAAACTGCCATAGTCCTTCTGTTTTGATATTATTTCGAACCACTTCCAAATTGGCATGATCATAACGTGTCATCTCTTCCTTTTCACGCCCAAATGCTTTCACTACCCGGATTCCTTGCATGGATTCTCCAACCATCGTGTTAAGACGGAAGATAGATCGCCACTGCTGGTATATCCTGCGGCCAACCTTAGGCCAGATGGTAACGGATACGATGATGATGAAAGGAACGGGCAGCAAAGCGAGCAAAGACAATTGCCAATCCAACCCGAAAATGATGACACAAATCGCTGCGATTCGCAGCATCTCGCCACCGACATACATCACACCATCTGTCATGAACTGGCGCATGGATTCTGCATCACTATTGACTCGGCCGATAAACTGGGAGGTTTGCCTTCGATCAAAATAGGCGAGTGACAGCCTCATAAGCGAACGATAAATATCATTACGAATGTCGCCCATCAGCTTCGAGCCAACCCAAATACCGATATACCCGCGGATGGTTTGCATTAATGTCATCATAACGGTTGTTGTTCCGAGCGCTAATACGAAAAAGAGCAGTGTTGAGACTGCCGCCTTCGGCTGAAGCACATCATCGATAATTAGTTTTATTAAATAGGGCGGAGCTAGTTCTACAAGTGTTGTAAGAATAAGCAAAATCGCCGCTATAGCCATTCTTAATCGGTAAGGTTTCGCGTAACGGAGTATTCTTGCTGCCGCCTGGCCTTTATTCATACAAAATTGGCAAACCTGAGTCCCCTCGCTAAGTGGGAATTCGCATGTTGGACAGCGGCGCGGCAGGTCTTTCTCTGAAATCATCGGGATCGTCTCTTCTTTAACAAGCGCTTCAATCAGCTTCGCTGCGAAACCAAATATGGATGAAAGTTCAGCAGTATATCGACCAATCACTATAGGCCCTTCCTTTGTATCAACAAGCAGGGTCCCACCGCCGATTCCTTTTGCGGTTCTCGCTTTACTTATTTCTGACAAGGATATGATTTGTTCGGGCAAATCCCCCGTTCCCCACAAGTAGATCACATCGTCTGTCACTACAATCCATTGCTCACCAAAACTACCGTTTCGAAGCAGGTCCGTTTTCGCGCTAAACAGCACTTCCCCCGTTAATTGCTCTGCAATAACCTTCGGAATCTGGTCGTAATAGGACATAGCACCCTCCACATAAAAATGATTATTCATTTACATCCGTGATTTTTGAACAAGTAAAAGCGCCTTGCACAAGCTCTTAGAGTGGCAAGACGCTTTCTTTTGAAATGATCTTATTGGACTATCCGACAATGCCTGTTCGCTCTATACTTTCAACAAAATAACGTTGAACGAATAAATAAATGATAATAAGCGGTAGAATCGCAAGCAGAATACCCGTATCCTGCACCATACTTAAGTAGAATGGATCTGCTTTTGAAGCATCCCCTCCTGAGAGTTCGATTGCCAGATTATATGGCAGTGATGACAACTGGGTTGACATAACCTTACTTGAAGTCAGATACGTAGTTGTATAGAAACTGTCATTCCACTGCCAAACAAAAGAGAAGAGAAGGGTTGTAACAATAGCAGGAACGGCATTCGGTAACATGATTCGAATAAATGTTTTACCTACACCTGCACCATCGATATAAGCCGCTTCTTCCACCTCTTTAGGAACACCTCTAAAGAACTGACGGAAGATAAAGATATATAATCCAGCCTTAAGTGAATTTGCTGTCAATGATGTCAAAATAAACGGCCAATACGTGTTTAGCAAATTAATAGATTTTCCACCTGTAAATAACGGAACAATCCCCATTAGATTAAAATCTTTTAAATTCAAATAGATAGGAATTAGAATCGTTGTCGGCGGAACGAGGATCGTCAAGATCACTCCAGCAAATAACAGATTGCTTCCTTTAAATTTTAGACGGGCAAAACCATACCCCGCAAATGCACATGAAATCGCTGTCAGTATCGTCGTTGTTGCGGATAATGTGAATGTATTCAGTAAGGTCTCCCAGTAATCCATTATCTTAATGGCATTTATGAAATTATCAAGTGTGAAATTCTGCGGAATCCACACCACAATGGGAGAATACAAGTCGTTCTGATGCTTAACTGCCGTTGATATTTTTTGAAGTATCGGAAACAAAATGACAAACGATAATCCTATAATTAGTGTAAACCGGACGATTATCCATAACCATTTCTTCCAATTGTCAATTGATATAAACCTGGAAAAGATCATCCTTACCCACCTTCTTCCTAATCCTGATAAAAGACTTTTCTAGATACGAGATACGTGCTGATCAACAGGATAATGGCTATTGCCACAAAATAAATCCAGGCCATTGCCGAGCTAAGACCAAAATTAAAATTCACGAAACCCGTATTACGAATTAGCTCCGTAAGATCATTACGAGAGAAGGAATCGATAATGGTATAAATCATATTTACCAGAATAATGGGACTTACCATGGGAAAGGTAATTTTCCAAAAAGCTTCATATCCTGTAGCACCCTCGATTTTCGATGCTTCATACAATTGAGGCGAAATGGTCTGAATGGCTGCCAGGAAAATGAGGATCTGAACTCCAGATTGGCTGACAATCTGATAAATTCGGTCCACAGCTCCCGTCAAATAATCAACGATGGTTTCACTGACACCCGCCTGAAGCATCATATTCGAAAGTTCAAAACTGCCAAACCCTCTTAGAATACCTGAGCTCTGACTTTGATCATTGATCGCTTGAACCAAGCTTGAGCTCTCTAAACTCAGAATGATACCAGAAGACAAAATTACGGGTAAGAAAAACACTGATCTGGCTATCGACCGTAAAGCAAATTTCTGATTCAAGAGAACCGCCAGGAACAAGCTGAAGATGACAATCAGCGGCACATTGACCACCATATTAATGATCGCTTCCGTCAATGTACGGTTAAAGCTCGTATTGACTGTTAACGCTTCGATATAATTCTTCATTCCAGCAAACGATACGGTAATCCCCGATGAATTGGCTTCTACATTGCTGAAACTGTATCTGAGTGAAGATAACAATGGAACCAGAAAGAAGAAAATGAAACCTAATGCCCATGGCAAGACATAGATGAATCCCCAAAATGCTTTTTGTTGTGCGTAAGTTCGTTCTTTCAATCCAAGCTTCATAAAGGACTTCATGAATCTGCACCACCCGTCACATAACTCTCGGCTTCGATTGTTCGCCCGTCGAATGTAACGGCAGAGCGATTATAATTCACAATAATGAATAAGCCATTCTCATATTCTGTCCGAAACACACCGTCAGCAAGTTTCTCATGATGAGTAATGCTTTCATTCTTCACGTTCTTCAGGATGGCATTGACTTCACGGTAGATATCCGAAGCCTCATCGATCCATAGTTTGTAATTCACGGCATATAAATGACTATCTTCTGAATCTTTTACTTTGTAGTTAGGTTCGTGAATCCATTCAAAATATACATTAGCCCCATATTCCAAACTTTTTAAAATGTATGGCTTCACATCGGTGTACGTAGATAGATTATAAGGATCGCCGGTGTAATCGATGTATCCACGCACGACCATTTGATAAAATGGAATCTCTTCGTCTTCAATCTTAAACTTACTGCTTGTCATCGGTGCATTCATAATGTCTGTAAGGTATGGAAGTGTATAAGCATTTCCGCCCTCTGCCAAAACATCGATCCCCGATTCTTTTATTTTTTCAAGAGACTGTATGGATAACTGCTCAGATTCTATCCGATCAATCAGCTTATTTTTACGAAAATCACTGTTAAGTACATCTGCCAGATCTCTCAGTGAAATACCGCCTGTATCATATTTCTGGAATTCCTTTAGTAAGTCATCCATCAATGCGTTTGCTGTCTTTGGAGAAATAATGTACGAAGGCAGTCTGCTGCGATCTCGGCGTCCCATAGCTACATCGAGAGGATACAGCGTTGCAGGATCCCCTTTGAGTGTTCTTGCTGCTTCTTTTGCTTTATTAAAGCTAGAACCTGAATTGGCCATTAAAACGGCGACATCCGGAAATAAGGAAATGTTCTGCTCTTTTGCAAACGAAGCGAAGGATTTCATTCCTGACTTCCCGCCAATCGCCTCATCAACCGAGATTTTTTCAGGCACCTTATGATTGAGTCCTTTGTTAAACCATCCAGCATACCTTAGCTTAATATCACGGATATCACGTTCTTGTAATTCCGTAATAATGTCCTTAGCTTGATCGAAGGTAGTTAACGGTTCTAATGCCTGATAAGGAATACCGGCAAAATGCTTTTGTTTTGAAATACTGCCAATCAGCTGCAGATAAAACGGAATATTATCCGAATCTTGTTCTGATTGTTCTTTTTGCGGAAGACCATTGTTCTGAGTTAGATATTGTTGATAATAAGTTGCCATTCCTGAATAGGAGGCTTGATTACTGCCAAGGAACGCATACCGAATAGTAAAGTCGGTTGACATGGGGCGCTCTTGAAATGAAGGAATGGAACGTTGTTGTCCGTTCGCATCCAAGGTCAAGTCTCTCTTATTCAGTACGGTAAAGCTTGGGTATACATAATTGTAACTGTTTACCTTGCCGCTAATATCCGCATTGACCGTTGCTGCGGGTGCTCCTTCTTCAATAATACCGAGGAATGCTGCATTCTCCCGCATAATACCGAATACCGGCAATCTTATGGCTTCCGTACTTAGCGCATCTTCCGTTCGATCCATGGTTTTATCTGTACCATAGACCGGCTGTTGATAAGCAGGATACTGCGTTTTTCCATTGTTAAAATGAATGAGTGCACCTGATCCGTCCGGTACGAATAGAGAACCTTCCTCCTTTGAACTACCTGCCCCAAAGTAACTAAGAAGAGACAGCGTTCCAAGAGGATACTTTTCTGGGTATTCAATTCGATCCGCAGGCACTCTTGCTACAAGACTGTCACCGTCCAGCGTGTATTCAATAGAAGCTAGGAACAATCGAGGTTCTGGTTTTGTTTGATCCAGGTTGTTTTCTTCAATATCGATGGCAAGCTCTTCTTCCGTATACCCTGCCTCTTCAAAAGCTTTGAGTGCTCGGTCGAGCTGAAGACCCTTTAACGCTCCATCATTACGAACAAAAACCTCAGCATCACTGTCTTCTGTGTAAACCAGCATAAGTGCGCGTTGATTCGTTTTATCTAATTTAGCGAGGAGTCCTTCATAGCGCGTTTTACTAATCTTCTGCGGCATATCCTCAGCTGACTTGGCACTTGTCCCGAATTGATAATTCACTCTTACTCCATTCTCAATCGGTTCAAAATTAATTTGCTTATGCATCACTGCATCTGTATATGAGTTAACCGAATTCACTTGACCAAACGAGTTGTAATATTGAAGCTTCATCTGAGCAGATAACTCACTTTTATTGACACCAGCAGCCAAAGCATCCGTATCTCGGTCAGAAGGATTGCTGTACCAAATTTCACCGCTGGCTTTATGAATGACCGCTACTGATCCAGATTCTTCGTCCACGAGAAATCGTAATGAATCATTTTCGGCTACTCCCTTCATATTAGCTGCACGGGAATCGGTGAAGGAAGCTGTGAGCGGCTTACCCTGTTCAAATACTTTCGTCTCGGTCTCCGTTTGATTTGCGCTGACCAGTTTAGCTGAATTCGTACCTGAACAACTGCTGAGAAGCAGGCAGCACACGATACCTACACCAATAAGTGCTTTTTTAGAATTCATATTCATCTCTCTCCCTCCTTCCCTAACTCCTCATAACCAGTTCTTGATAGATGACGGATATGAAGGACACAATTTGCTGAACCAGACTGAAAAACAGCATACCGATAAAGGCCATGAACCCCATTGCAACCACCGTTAGCAGCATAATACCAATGGTTTTTGCAGGAGTGAATTGATGTACGGTCATATTGCCTACGAATAGCAGGAATAGAAACCAAAGAATAGAAAGCGCATTGGAAAAATAATAAAAAGTAGCTTCCTGTAAGGAAATGATGTTACTCAGCCAAATCCAAGGAAAGTTAATGATAACAAGGGGGAGTAAGGCAAAACATGTCGATGTAAAGATTTCAACAAATTTTCCTTCTCCATCCATAAGCGTAGTCAGTGACCAGTTGGCAACGCACCAAAATAGTACGGGAACAACGATATATACGACTTCCAAAAGACTGTTCATGTCCTTCGGGTTATACAAGTTGACCAAAATACCACTGTACTGTGTGCTTAAAATATTCGTAATCACCAGAAAAAACAGAATGAGGTATGAGATCATCAAATTCTTTTTCTGGGTTTGCTCATATTTCAAATCCCAAAATCCGTTAAACGGATGCACGATCAGCTGTAAAGGGAATGTTATGAGTTCTTTATTCAAGCAGACACACCTCTTTTTCTCCGCACGGATTTTCGGTATATACGAGCTCCTACGAAGGCTACAACACCCAGGACGAGTAAAGTCATGATCGTACCGAAATAATCTCGTAACAATTCTTTGCGGTAGAGCAGGAACGACTTGGAGTAATTAGCCAGATCCATACTTCGATCAAAATAACTCATTGCATCTTTATAATCCCCTTGCCTTAGCAGCGCTTTACCGATTCCAGAATAAGCAAATTCTAAATTTGCGTTCATATTTATCGTTTCATTAAATAACTCATAAGCTTTCTCTTCATCACCGCGATAATAGCTGCGTACAGCTTCATTAAGTGTTCTTCCATAAGCAGTCGTACGGAACAAAGTGATCTCACCCAATGCTTTATCAAGCACGATAAAGTCATCCCCTACACGTTCGATCGCTGTCGGTGTTTTAAATTCACCAAGCAAGTTACCAATACCGCCAAAGATATACATTAAGTGTCCATCTCCGTTATATGTGAAAATTCTTCCGCGCTTCGAATCCAGCACGCTGTACATTTCACTATCGGAAACTTCGATATCAATCAATCGGGAAGGGCCTGCATCTACCGTATAATTAATATCGCCTTGGGGGTTAAAATAACCCGTACGCCGTAAGATATCATTGCCTTGTGCGTTCAGTTTTTTAATATTGTCTCCCCACTGATCTCCGTTGGTCGCATAAATAAAACCTTCGTTATCAATGTCAAGATTCGTAAATTCCGTAGGTGTATACATTATCATCTGACTGCGCTGCGCTTGTGTGGAGATTCGCTTCCAAAAATAATCGATAGGATCGATCTTTACTCGGTTCGCACCAATAAAAGAAGTGAATACGCCCTCCGCATTAAATTCCATAAATCCGTCAAATACACCCGTCGACATGACGTACAGACGCTGTGCATTATCCATTACCACACGTACGGGCTGAAACTGAAAATTAGCTTGCAATAGATCCGACTCCGGCGCCCCAATCACTTTTACTAAATGAAAATCCTGGTCTAAATGAACGATTCGGTTATTTCCTGTATCCGCAACGATTACATGATTCTGATCTGTAACGAACAGCCCTTGAGGATTGGAAAAAGTATCCTCCTTCCCATCATGATCGAAAGAGGTAATTGTAACCGCATCAGTGAAGCGATTATTCATCACAACAACTCTGTTGTTACCCGAATCAAGTACATAAATCCGCTGATCACTTGATACATGCAGATCACTAGGTTCTTTTAATGGTCCTACACCAAGATCAGCTCCGCTATACAACTCGGTTGCCTGATAGGCTGCAGGCGCTTCAACGGTCTCTCCCCAAAAAGAATAATTATACGAAGCTCCATCACCAGCAGCATTTGTTACTCCCCCGCCCAGCGTAACACCAAGCATGAAGCAGATTGCTGATAGGAGCAGCTTCTTACCTTTCGATTTCGTCTTCCGCATCGTGCAAGGCTCCCTTCTAATCCTTCATACCTGATGTCGCCATCGTCTGCATAACACTGCTCTGGGAAATAATGAAAAGCGTAATGGGTACAATCATCAGCAGCAGTGCAACGGCTGCTCCGACACCTGCTCTGGCGATACCGCCTTGGATAATCTGACCCAGCGCATAATGAAGTGTCTTCAAATTTTCGCTGTAGATAAAGCTTCCTCCGTCAGATCCCCATAGTGCTGGAAATTGCAAAATCATTAGTGTAAGCCAGGCCGGCTTCACATTCGGCATAATAATACTCCAAAAAATACGATATTCAGTTGCTCCGTCAATTTTTGCAGCTTCGATAAGTGCATCCGGAATCTGTTCCATGAACTGCTTCATTAAGAACAAGCCAAGCGGAAAAGCAAGAGACGGAATAATGATGGATGCATGTGTATTAATCCAGCCAAGCCAGGACATGACCATGTAGTTCGGAATGGCTGTAACATGTGCAGAGAACATCAGGGATAGAACAACAATAGAAAACAGTATTTTTGAACCGAAAAATCGGTGTTTCGCCAGCGGATAAGCAGCTGCAGAAGCGAGTAAAATATGTCCCACTGTTCCAATAATGGTAATCAGCAGTGTATTAGCGATATACCTCGTTAAAGGTACCCACGAATTTCCCATTAAGGACACCAAGTCATAGAAGTTATCCATCGTTGGATTGATA from Paenibacillus polygoni encodes the following:
- a CDS encoding carbohydrate ABC transporter permease → MKSFMKLGLKERTYAQQKAFWGFIYVLPWALGFIFFFLVPLLSSLRYSFSNVEANSSGITVSFAGMKNYIEALTVNTSFNRTLTEAIINMVVNVPLIVIFSLFLAVLLNQKFALRSIARSVFFLPVILSSGIILSLESSSLVQAINDQSQSSGILRGFGSFELSNMMLQAGVSETIVDYLTGAVDRIYQIVSQSGVQILIFLAAIQTISPQLYEASKIEGATGYEAFWKITFPMVSPIILVNMIYTIIDSFSRNDLTELIRNTGFVNFNFGLSSAMAWIYFVAIAIILLISTYLVSRKVFYQD
- a CDS encoding DUF5696 domain-containing protein: MNMNSKKALIGVGIVCCLLLSSCSGTNSAKLVSANQTETETKVFEQGKPLTASFTDSRAANMKGVAENDSLRFLVDEESGSVAVIHKASGEIWYSNPSDRDTDALAAGVNKSELSAQMKLQYYNSFGQVNSVNSYTDAVMHKQINFEPIENGVRVNYQFGTSAKSAEDMPQKISKTRYEGLLAKLDKTNQRALMLVYTEDSDAEVFVRNDGALKGLQLDRALKAFEEAGYTEEELAIDIEENNLDQTKPEPRLFLASIEYTLDGDSLVARVPADRIEYPEKYPLGTLSLLSYFGAGSSKEEGSLFVPDGSGALIHFNNGKTQYPAYQQPVYGTDKTMDRTEDALSTEAIRLPVFGIMRENAAFLGIIEEGAPAATVNADISGKVNSYNYVYPSFTVLNKRDLTLDANGQQRSIPSFQERPMSTDFTIRYAFLGSNQASYSGMATYYQQYLTQNNGLPQKEQSEQDSDNIPFYLQLIGSISKQKHFAGIPYQALEPLTTFDQAKDIITELQERDIRDIKLRYAGWFNKGLNHKVPEKISVDEAIGGKSGMKSFASFAKEQNISLFPDVAVLMANSGSSFNKAKEAARTLKGDPATLYPLDVAMGRRDRSRLPSYIISPKTANALMDDLLKEFQKYDTGGISLRDLADVLNSDFRKNKLIDRIESEQLSIQSLEKIKESGIDVLAEGGNAYTLPYLTDIMNAPMTSSKFKIEDEEIPFYQMVVRGYIDYTGDPYNLSTYTDVKPYILKSLEYGANVYFEWIHEPNYKVKDSEDSHLYAVNYKLWIDEASDIYREVNAILKNVKNESITHHEKLADGVFRTEYENGLFIIVNYNRSAVTFDGRTIEAESYVTGGADS
- a CDS encoding YIP1 family protein, translating into MNKELITFPLQLIVHPFNGFWDLKYEQTQKKNLMISYLILFFLVITNILSTQYSGILVNLYNPKDMNSLLEVVYIVVPVLFWCVANWSLTTLMDGEGKFVEIFTSTCFALLPLVIINFPWIWLSNIISLQEATFYYFSNALSILWFLFLLFVGNMTVHQFTPAKTIGIMLLTVVAMGFMAFIGMLFFSLVQQIVSFISVIYQELVMRS
- a CDS encoding carbohydrate ABC transporter permease, which codes for MRNIFRTQKKLNRSLPVNIMLFIILALFGAFMALPLIYAINNAFKPLDEIFIFPPRFFVINPTMDNFYDLVSLMGNSWVPLTRYIANTLLITIIGTVGHILLASAAAYPLAKHRFFGSKILFSIVVLSLMFSAHVTAIPNYMVMSWLGWINTHASIIIPSLAFPLGLFLMKQFMEQIPDALIEAAKIDGATEYRIFWSIIMPNVKPAWLTLMILQFPALWGSDGGSFIYSENLKTLHYALGQIIQGGIARAGVGAAVALLLMIVPITLFIISQSSVMQTMATSGMKD